Genomic window (Deltaproteobacteria bacterium):
GAGCGACAGCACGCTGTCGCTGAGACGATAGGCCTGTTCGAGGTTGTGGCTGGTGAGAATCACCGTCTTGCCGGCCGCCGCCAGAGCGGCGATCACGGCTTCGATGGCGGCAACGTGCTCGCGATCGACGTTCGCGGTCGGCTCGTCGAACAGGTAGACGGCCGGGTCGATAACCAAAGCACGGGCGATCGCCACGCGCTGGGCCTCGCCGCCGGAAAGCTTCCACGCCGGCCGCTCGGCAAAGCCGGCGAGGCCGACCGCCGCCAGCGCCGTCGCTATGCGGCGATCGCGATCACCGGCCGGCAGGCGGCGCGCCTCGAGTCCGTAGGCGACGTTGGCGCGAACGCTGCGGTGAAACAGCATCGGACTTTGCGCGACCAGCGTCACGCGCCGGCGCTGGACAACGAGGTCGCGCGCTCGCCACGACACCGGCTCGCCGTCGAACGCGACCGTACCAGCGGCCGGCGGGAGGAGGAACGCCAGTACGCGCAGGAGTGTGGTCTTTCCCGAACCGTTCGGCCCGACGATAGCGGTGATGCGGCCGCGCGGCAGAGCCAGCGCGGTGACGTCGAGTGCGCGGCGCGAAGTGAACTCGACCCGCAGGTCGTCGAGACGGTAAATCGGTTCGTCCATCGGCGATGCCACCCCCCCCCGCAAGCGGGAGAGAAGCCCTTACCCCGGCGCCTCTCTCCCCGCCAGCAACGACGCCGCCACATTAACTGCCAACGCCACCGCCAGCAGGATGAGTCCGAGGGCGAAAGCGAGGGCGAACTCGCCCTTGCTGGTTTCGAGCGCAATCGCAGTCGTCATGGTGCGGGTGGCCCCCTCGATGTTCCCGCCTACCATCAGGGCGACGCCCAGCTCACCGATCAGGCGCCCGAAACCGGTGGCCACCGCCGCCAGCAGGCCGCGCGGTAGTTCACGCAAGACCGTGAGGGCGGCGCCCGAACGTGAGGCGCCCAGCGTCAAGGCGGTCTCCTCGATGCGCGGATCGGCACCGGCGACCACCGCCGCCGTCAGTGCCGCCATCAGCGGTGTCACCAGCAGGGTTTCGCCGAAGACCATGCCGGTGCGGGTGTAGAGCCAACCCAGCGGTCCCAGCGGCCCGCGCCGTGCCAGCAGCATGTAGGCCAGTAGCCCGACCACCACGGTCGGCAGCGCGGTCAGGGTATTGAGCAGCATTTCCAGCACGCGCCGCCCGCGAAATGAGCGGGCCGCGACCGCAAAACCGAGCGGGATGCCGCAGGCGGTGGCCAGCAAGATTGCCAGCAGCGACACTTGCAGTGATACCGCGACCGCGGCCAGCACGTGCCGGTCGAGCGCGACGATCAGCCGCAGGGCGGTGCCGAAGGCTTCACTGAAGTCCATGCCCGCTGCCTATTTCATCGCCTGTGCCTGCAAGGGCGCCCGGGCGAGCCCGATCGGCAGCGCAACCAGCAGCACCGCCCGAGCCGAGCGCGAGCTGAAGCGGCAGCAGTGCTCAGGGGGATTTTCGGCTGGCTGCCACCGCCGCGAGCATCGCACCGCGCGAGCATGCCGCTAAGAATCCTCCATACCCTGCCTTTGTCAAACCTGCCGTCCCCGGCAGTGCTTCTCGCGTCAGTTTCATCTCTCGAAAGACGAACCTCTCACCTGTCCCTGTCCTGACCTGAAACACGCCCGCTGCCCCTCGGCCCATGTCCGGCAAGTGCTGCCAAGTTTCATCATTAAAGAATCCGCGCCTGCGACCTGGACTCTTCAGGGATGAAATGTGCCGAGGGACCAGACATCGCCAAGGGGCAGGGCTCAGGTATCAGCTCCGCCCGATTGCCGGCTTCGCCGCCGAAGTCCCGGCCGACCGGGCGGTGCGAGTGGACGTGGTGAAGGTCGGGTAGCGGCACAGTGTCGAGGCGACCGGCGGGTCGCCCGGGCACAGGCATGGTGGGCGAGCCACCGCTGTAATCCGACCCTGAGACGGTGCTTCAACGACCGAGGACTACGTCGATTCCGGACAGTACCAGTTCGAGCTTGGCTCTTGTAAGTGTGCCGGCTCGTTCGGTGAGGTCACTCTTGTCCAGTGTCACGATCTGCGAAACGTTTGCGACCGAATCCTTCGGCAGGCCGGTGAGACTTGCCCGAAGCAGGAGGTTGCCGGGTGCCCCCGCCCACCTCACATTGCTCGTGAGGGGAACGCAAACGACTGTCGCAATGTTGCTGCGGTTCAGCCCGTCGCCCTGGATGACAACTACGGGACGACGAAAGCCGGGTGCCGAGCCTCGCGGCGCTGGCAGGTCCGCCCACCACACGTCGCCCTGGGCGATGCTCACCATTCGCTGCGCCGCAGAACACGACGGGATGCCGCGCGTACGAACCGGTCTGTCGGCCTGGGAATCTCGGTCAGGGCTCGATTCATCACGTCGGTCACGCGGTTCGGAGCGTGACGAGCCACGTACTCGGCAAGTGCCTGGCTGTACGTCTCGCTCCGCGAACGCTTCATTTGCCGCGCCAGCCGTTCCACCTCCTCGAACACTTCGTCGGGGATGGACACCGCGATTTTCATACCCGGAGTATAACCCGATTACGCGGACCGTCAACCCTTGCCGTCCAGCGTGCCTATCTGACGAACCGAGCGTCATGACCAGCGAGCAACATTGGGGCAACATTGGGGTCAGGGGCAACATTGGGGTCAGGTCTTGAAAGCGAGAGAGGTCCTAAGAATGCCGTCGAATGGTCCGGCCGCTGCCCCTCACCTTCCCCAGGGTGTGACCGCGTAACGGCGCGAGGCAATTAGCGCAAGTCGGATCTTTCACGCTGACGCTCATCTATCCCGACGGCGAGGTCGTCGCCTTCGGGCGGGACTGGGGGTCAGACCTTGAAGTGAGAAATAGCATCTTGCGCAGTGAGCGCAGCATGCAGGCGCCGGTTACCCGGCCGTTGATGACAAGGGTGTCGGTCTGGCTTGTCAGGCTCGTCGGGTTCAAAGGG
Coding sequences:
- a CDS encoding type II toxin-antitoxin system PemK/MazF family toxin; translation: MSIAQGDVWWADLPAPRGSAPGFRRPVVVIQGDGLNRSNIATVVCVPLTSNVRWAGAPGNLLLRASLTGLPKDSVANVSQIVTLDKSDLTERAGTLTRAKLELVLSGIDVVLGR
- a CDS encoding ABC transporter permease; the encoded protein is MDFSEAFGTALRLIVALDRHVLAAVAVSLQVSLLAILLATACGIPLGFAVAARSFRGRRVLEMLLNTLTALPTVVVGLLAYMLLARRGPLGPLGWLYTRTGMVFGETLLVTPLMAALTAAVVAGADPRIEETALTLGASRSGAALTVLRELPRGLLAAVATGFGRLIGELGVALMVGGNIEGATRTMTTAIALETSKGEFALAFALGLILLAVALAVNVAASLLAGREAPG
- a CDS encoding ribbon-helix-helix protein, CopG family, which encodes MKIAVSIPDEVFEEVERLARQMKRSRSETYSQALAEYVARHAPNRVTDVMNRALTEIPRPTDRFVRAASRRVLRRSEW
- a CDS encoding ABC transporter ATP-binding protein — translated: MDEPIYRLDDLRVEFTSRRALDVTALALPRGRITAIVGPNGSGKTTLLRVLAFLLPPAAGTVAFDGEPVSWRARDLVVQRRRVTLVAQSPMLFHRSVRANVAYGLEARRLPAGDRDRRIATALAAVGLAGFAERPAWKLSGGEAQRVAIARALVIDPAVYLFDEPTANVDREHVAAIEAVIAALAAAGKTVILTSHNLEQAYRLSDSVLSLVGGRVTAAPLVNVLRGITTASDGTYHFESDGLRLEIAGAPAARAIAIDPEAIILSRAPLHSSARNCVAGTILKAERDGAAVVVTVDCGRALVARITLHSYEELGLNLGAEVWLTFKSSAIHVLG